In a genomic window of Mycolicibacillus parakoreensis:
- a CDS encoding DUF4185 domain-containing protein: MGSAWLRGPRWVLPVAALLLAAALPVVPAVAEPAVPLPEPMTPPLAPGQVMRIGPAAGTGTPTRDYGIGATDLCEFMEFPSRMLQICGDSFAGPGVGFGGWYSPIALHVDTDSVGDRDGVRYTGVTGVFDPLLADAVPPGFSQLPAGVVEINRRNYLLVTTTSRLVPQSSRLVAAEAGSDGWPTVPGSLRAADYQDGGQTQISGYYDPIPTAESATGWVYIVANNFDRTGPLRLYRVAPEAFTDRSRWQGWAGGPDGGWAQTPTPLWGDQVGEMSVKQLDGKTVLSYFNASTGNMEIRVAADPTGLGTAPVTTVVQHTDWPTWPEPVDALPAPTDNRLAQPYGGYIAPGSTLDEVRVFVSQWNTTGRDRSPYRVIQFAVNPFKPW; encoded by the coding sequence GTGGGCTCGGCGTGGCTGCGTGGTCCCCGGTGGGTGCTGCCGGTGGCGGCGCTGCTGCTCGCCGCCGCCCTGCCGGTGGTCCCGGCGGTCGCGGAGCCGGCGGTGCCGCTGCCCGAGCCGATGACACCGCCGCTGGCGCCGGGCCAGGTGATGCGCATCGGGCCGGCCGCCGGCACCGGCACCCCCACCCGCGACTACGGCATCGGCGCCACCGACCTCTGCGAGTTCATGGAGTTCCCCAGCCGGATGCTGCAGATCTGCGGGGACAGCTTCGCCGGCCCCGGGGTCGGGTTCGGCGGCTGGTACTCCCCCATCGCCTTGCACGTGGACACCGATTCGGTCGGCGATCGCGACGGGGTGCGCTACACCGGGGTGACCGGCGTGTTCGACCCGCTGCTGGCCGACGCCGTCCCGCCGGGCTTCTCGCAGCTGCCGGCCGGGGTGGTCGAGATCAACCGGCGCAACTATCTGCTGGTGACCACCACCAGCCGGCTGGTTCCGCAGTCGTCGCGGCTGGTGGCCGCCGAGGCCGGCTCCGACGGCTGGCCGACGGTGCCCGGCTCGCTGCGCGCCGCGGACTACCAGGACGGCGGGCAGACCCAGATCAGCGGCTACTACGATCCGATCCCCACCGCCGAGTCGGCCACCGGGTGGGTCTACATCGTGGCGAACAACTTCGACCGGACCGGGCCGCTGCGGCTGTACCGGGTGGCGCCGGAGGCGTTCACCGACCGGTCCCGCTGGCAGGGCTGGGCCGGCGGGCCCGACGGCGGCTGGGCACAGACCCCCACCCCGCTCTGGGGCGATCAGGTCGGTGAGATGAGCGTCAAACAGCTCGACGGCAAGACCGTGCTGTCGTATTTCAACGCCAGCACCGGCAACATGGAGATCCGGGTGGCCGCCGACCCGACCGGGCTGGGCACCGCGCCGGTGACCACGGTGGTGCAACACACCGACTGGCCGACCTGGCCCGAACCGGTCGACGCCCTGCCCGCCCCGACCGACAACCGGCTCGCCCAGCCCTACGGCGGCTACATCGCTCCGGGCTCCACCCTCGACGAGGTCCGGGTGTTCGTCAGCCAGTGGAACACCACCGGCCGCGACCGCAGCCCGTACCGGGTGATCCAGTTCGCGGTCAACCCGTTCAAACCCTGGTGA
- a CDS encoding aspartate-semialdehyde dehydrogenase: MAPVTLGVVGATGQVGQVMRTLLEERDFPAETVRLFASARSAGRRLPFGGRQIEVEDAETADPTGIDIALFSAGGTMSKVQAPRFAAAGATVIDNSSAWRKDPDVPLVVAEVNFDRDVADAWPLKKGIIANPNCTTMAAMPALKALHDAAGLRRIIVSTYQAVSGSGLAGVTELADQARAVANDAEKLVYAGDAVAFPDPSTYVAPIAYNVVALAGALVDDGSGETDEDQKLRNESRKILGIPELAVSGTCVRVPVFTGHSLSINAEFDRPISPQQATEVLEHAPGVRLVDVPTPLAAAGADETLVGRIRTDPGVPDGRGLALFLAGDNLRKGAALNTIQIAELLAARS; this comes from the coding sequence ATGGCCCCGGTGACGTTGGGGGTGGTGGGCGCCACCGGCCAGGTCGGTCAGGTGATGCGCACGCTGCTCGAGGAACGCGACTTCCCCGCCGAGACGGTGCGGTTGTTCGCCTCGGCCCGCTCGGCGGGCCGGCGGCTGCCGTTCGGCGGGCGCCAGATCGAGGTCGAGGACGCCGAGACCGCCGACCCGACCGGCATCGACATCGCGCTGTTCTCCGCCGGCGGGACGATGTCGAAGGTGCAGGCGCCGCGGTTCGCCGCGGCCGGGGCCACCGTGATCGACAACTCCTCGGCGTGGCGCAAAGACCCCGACGTGCCGCTGGTGGTGGCCGAGGTGAACTTCGACCGCGACGTGGCCGACGCGTGGCCGCTGAAGAAGGGCATCATCGCCAACCCGAACTGCACCACCATGGCCGCGATGCCCGCGTTGAAGGCGCTGCACGACGCCGCCGGGCTGCGCCGCATCATCGTCTCGACCTACCAGGCGGTCTCCGGCAGCGGGCTGGCCGGGGTCACCGAACTGGCCGATCAGGCCCGGGCGGTGGCCAACGACGCCGAGAAGCTGGTCTACGCCGGGGACGCGGTGGCCTTCCCGGATCCGAGCACCTATGTCGCGCCGATCGCCTACAACGTGGTGGCGCTGGCCGGGGCGCTGGTCGACGACGGCTCCGGGGAGACCGACGAGGACCAGAAGCTGCGCAACGAGAGCCGCAAGATCCTCGGCATCCCCGAACTGGCGGTCAGCGGCACCTGCGTGCGGGTGCCGGTGTTCACCGGCCACAGCCTGTCGATCAACGCCGAGTTCGACCGGCCGATCTCCCCGCAGCAGGCCACCGAGGTGCTCGAGCACGCCCCCGGGGTGAGGCTGGTCGACGTGCCCACCCCGCTGGCCGCCGCCGGCGCCGACGAGACCCTCGTCGGCCGGATCCGCACCGACCCGGGGGTGCCCGACGGTCGGGGCCTGGCGCTGTTTCTGGCCGGGGACAACCTGCGCAAGGGCGCGGCGCTGAACACCATCCAGATCGCGGAACTGCTGGCCGCGCGCAGCTAA
- a CDS encoding aspartate kinase, whose product MALIVQKYGGSSLADADRIRRVAERIVETKKAGNDVVVVCSAMGDTTDDLLDLAQQVCPAPPPREMDMLLTAGERISNALVAMAVESLGAQARSFTGSQAGVITTGAHGKAKIIDVTPGRLRSALDDEQIVLVAGFQGVSQGTKDVTTLGRGGSDTTAIALAAALEADVCEIYTDVDGIFSADPRIVANAQHLDRVTFEEMLEMAACGTKILMLRCVEYARRFNIPVHVRSSYSDKPGTLVTGSIKDIPMEDPILTGVAHDNSEAQVTVVGIPDTPGYAAKVFRAVADADVNIDMVLQNVSKVEDGKTDITFTCPRADGPTAVDKLNAMRDEIGFSQVVYDDHIGKVSLIGAGMRSHPGVTATFCEALADAGVNIELISTSEIRISVLCQDTELDTAVRALHEAFNLGSVEEATVYGGTGR is encoded by the coding sequence GTGGCACTCATCGTGCAGAAGTACGGCGGATCGTCGCTGGCGGACGCCGATCGGATCCGCCGGGTCGCCGAACGGATCGTCGAGACCAAAAAGGCCGGCAACGACGTGGTCGTGGTCTGCTCGGCGATGGGTGACACCACCGACGACCTGCTCGACCTGGCGCAACAGGTCTGCCCCGCTCCCCCGCCGCGGGAGATGGACATGCTGCTGACCGCCGGGGAGCGGATCTCCAACGCGCTGGTCGCGATGGCGGTGGAGTCCCTCGGGGCGCAGGCCCGCTCGTTCACCGGCTCACAGGCCGGGGTGATCACCACCGGCGCGCACGGCAAGGCCAAGATCATCGACGTCACGCCGGGGCGGCTGCGCTCGGCACTCGACGACGAGCAGATCGTGCTGGTCGCCGGGTTCCAGGGCGTCAGCCAGGGCACCAAGGACGTCACCACGCTGGGCCGGGGCGGCTCCGACACCACCGCGATCGCGTTGGCGGCGGCGCTGGAGGCCGATGTCTGCGAGATCTACACCGACGTCGACGGCATCTTCAGCGCCGATCCGCGCATCGTGGCCAACGCGCAGCATCTCGACCGGGTCACCTTCGAGGAGATGCTGGAGATGGCGGCCTGCGGCACGAAAATCCTCATGCTGCGCTGCGTCGAGTACGCGCGGCGCTTCAACATCCCGGTGCACGTGCGCTCGTCGTACTCGGACAAACCCGGCACCCTGGTAACCGGATCGATCAAGGACATCCCCATGGAAGACCCCATCCTGACCGGCGTCGCCCACGACAACAGCGAAGCGCAGGTCACCGTCGTCGGGATCCCCGACACCCCCGGCTACGCCGCGAAGGTGTTCCGGGCGGTCGCTGACGCCGACGTCAACATCGACATGGTGTTGCAGAACGTCTCCAAGGTCGAGGACGGCAAGACCGACATCACCTTCACCTGTCCGCGCGCCGACGGGCCGACCGCGGTGGACAAGCTCAACGCGATGCGCGACGAGATCGGCTTCTCCCAGGTGGTCTACGACGACCACATCGGCAAGGTGTCGCTGATCGGCGCCGGGATGCGCAGCCACCCCGGGGTCACCGCCACGTTCTGTGAGGCGCTGGCCGACGCCGGGGTCAACATCGAGCTGATCTCCACCTCCGAGATCCGCATCTCGGTGCTCTGCCAGGACACCGAACTGGACACCGCGGTGCGCGCCCTGCACGAGGCGTTCAACCTCGGCAGCGTCGAGGAAGCCACCGTCTACGGCGGGACGGGGCGCTGA
- the leuA gene encoding 2-isopropylmalate synthase — translation MRRSEVPLTNPEQITVTRFSSLSQPAQPAQPDAFTGGPGVRAIRTPSGPPGPGQPGWNTQRTSAMPVQRYRPFAEEVEAISLPDRTWPDTVIDRAPLWCAVDLRDGNQALIDPMSPARKRRMFDLLVAMGYKEIEVGFPSASQTDYDFVREIIDGDAIPDDVTIQVLTQCRDELIERTFAACAGAPSVIVHFYNSTSILQRRVVFRADRAAVTEIAVAGARKCLVEAARYPQTRWRYEYSPESYTGTELEYAKAVCDAVGDVLEPTADNPMIVNLPATVEMTTPNVYADSIEWMSRNLARREAVILSLHPHNDRGTAVAAAELGYAAGADRIEGCLFGNGERTGNVCLVTLGLNLFSRGVDPQIDFANIDEIRRTVEYCNQLAVPERHPYGGDLVYTAFSGSHQDAINKGLDQMKLDADAADTDVDELLWQVPYLPIDPRDVGRTYEAVIRVNSQSGKGGVAYIMKADHGLVLPRRLQIEFSQVIQALSEGTAGEGGEVPPKVMWDAFDEEYLAPVTPLERMRQKVIAAETDDGTDTIEAVVRLDGAEHTITGAGNGPLAAFVDALAGVGFEVAVLDYSEHAMSAGEEAQAAAYVEADIGGTTVWGVGIAPSITTASLRAVVSAVNRAARR, via the coding sequence ATGCGCCGGTCTGAGGTCCCTCTCACCAACCCGGAGCAAATCACCGTGACACGTTTCTCTTCGCTCTCCCAGCCCGCCCAACCCGCCCAGCCCGACGCCTTCACCGGCGGGCCCGGGGTGCGCGCGATCCGCACCCCGTCCGGCCCGCCCGGTCCCGGCCAGCCGGGCTGGAACACCCAGCGCACTTCGGCGATGCCGGTCCAGCGGTACCGGCCGTTCGCCGAGGAGGTCGAGGCGATCAGCCTGCCCGACCGCACCTGGCCCGACACCGTGATCGACCGCGCCCCGCTGTGGTGCGCGGTCGACCTGCGCGACGGCAACCAGGCGCTGATCGACCCGATGAGCCCGGCGCGCAAACGCCGCATGTTCGACCTGCTGGTCGCGATGGGCTACAAGGAGATCGAGGTCGGGTTCCCCTCGGCCAGCCAGACCGACTACGACTTCGTCCGCGAGATCATCGACGGCGACGCCATCCCCGACGACGTCACCATCCAGGTGCTCACCCAGTGCCGCGACGAACTCATCGAGCGGACCTTCGCCGCCTGCGCCGGCGCCCCCAGCGTCATCGTGCACTTCTACAACTCCACCTCGATCCTGCAGCGCCGCGTCGTGTTCCGCGCCGATCGGGCCGCGGTCACCGAGATCGCGGTCGCCGGGGCGCGCAAATGCCTCGTCGAGGCCGCCCGGTATCCGCAGACCCGGTGGCGCTACGAGTACTCCCCGGAGTCCTACACCGGCACCGAACTGGAGTACGCCAAAGCGGTCTGCGACGCGGTCGGCGACGTCCTGGAGCCGACCGCGGACAACCCGATGATCGTCAACCTGCCGGCGACGGTGGAGATGACCACCCCCAACGTCTACGCCGACTCGATCGAGTGGATGAGCCGGAACCTGGCCCGCCGGGAGGCGGTGATCTTGAGCCTGCACCCGCACAACGACCGCGGCACCGCGGTGGCCGCCGCCGAACTGGGCTACGCCGCCGGCGCCGACCGCATCGAGGGCTGCCTGTTCGGCAACGGGGAGCGCACCGGCAACGTCTGCCTGGTCACCCTCGGGCTCAACCTGTTCTCCCGCGGGGTGGACCCGCAGATCGACTTCGCCAACATCGACGAGATCCGGCGCACCGTCGAGTACTGCAACCAGCTGGCGGTGCCCGAACGGCACCCCTACGGCGGGGACCTGGTCTACACGGCGTTCTCCGGCAGCCACCAGGACGCCATCAACAAGGGCCTCGACCAGATGAAGCTGGACGCCGACGCCGCCGATACCGATGTCGATGAGCTGTTGTGGCAGGTGCCCTACCTGCCGATCGACCCGCGCGACGTGGGCCGCACCTATGAGGCGGTGATCCGGGTCAACTCCCAGTCCGGCAAGGGCGGGGTGGCCTACATCATGAAAGCCGACCACGGGCTGGTGCTGCCGCGCCGGCTGCAGATCGAGTTCTCCCAGGTCATCCAGGCGCTTTCGGAGGGCACGGCCGGCGAGGGCGGCGAGGTCCCGCCGAAGGTGATGTGGGACGCCTTCGACGAGGAGTACCTGGCCCCGGTGACGCCGCTGGAGCGGATGCGCCAGAAGGTGATCGCCGCGGAGACCGACGACGGCACCGACACCATCGAGGCGGTGGTCCGACTCGACGGCGCCGAACACACCATCACCGGTGCCGGCAACGGCCCGCTGGCGGCGTTCGTCGACGCGCTGGCCGGGGTCGGGTTCGAGGTCGCGGTGCTCGACTACTCCGAGCACGCGATGAGCGCGGGGGAGGAGGCGCAGGCCGCGGCCTACGTGGAGGCCGACATCGGCGGGACCACCGTGTGGGGGGTGGGCATCGCGCCGTCGATCACCACCGCCTCGCTGCGCGCGGTGGTCTCGGCGGTCAACCGGGCCGCCCGCCGCTAG
- a CDS encoding DEDDh family exonuclease, which translates to MTGWGRPPGDPGCGWAVLDVETSGFRPDRARVLSIAVLALDGDGQVERSVVSLLDPGVDPGPTHVHGLTAEMLAGAPRFGDIVGEVADLLHGRTLVAHNAPFDYAFLTAEAELVGAALPVDTVMCTVDLARRLELGVDNLRLQTLAAHLQVAQAKAHDAFDDALVLSRVLDPMLRRARERDVWLPVRPVSRQRWPNGHITHTALEPLKKWAARQPGPFANPGRYVPGRPLVQGMRVALSAACARRHDELVERLVHAGLAYSDTVDPQTSLVLCNEARPAQGKGFAAAELGVPLLSDREFLTALTAVAPGTAVEQFRDTTPAAVQGALF; encoded by the coding sequence GTGACCGGGTGGGGTCGTCCGCCGGGGGATCCCGGCTGCGGCTGGGCGGTCCTGGACGTGGAGACCTCCGGTTTCCGGCCCGACCGGGCACGGGTGCTCAGCATCGCGGTGCTGGCCCTCGACGGCGACGGGCAGGTGGAACGTTCGGTGGTCAGCCTGCTCGACCCGGGCGTCGATCCCGGCCCCACCCATGTGCACGGGCTGACCGCCGAGATGCTCGCCGGGGCGCCGCGGTTCGGCGACATCGTCGGCGAGGTGGCCGACCTGCTGCACGGGCGCACCCTGGTCGCCCACAACGCGCCGTTCGACTACGCGTTTCTCACCGCCGAAGCCGAACTGGTCGGCGCCGCCCTGCCGGTCGACACGGTGATGTGCACGGTGGACCTGGCGCGCCGCTTGGAGCTGGGGGTCGACAATCTGCGGCTGCAGACCCTGGCCGCCCACCTGCAGGTGGCGCAGGCCAAGGCCCACGACGCGTTCGACGACGCGCTGGTGCTCTCCCGGGTGCTCGACCCGATGCTGCGCCGGGCGCGCGAACGCGACGTGTGGCTGCCGGTGCGCCCGGTCAGCCGGCAGCGCTGGCCCAACGGGCACATCACCCACACGGCGCTGGAGCCGCTGAAAAAGTGGGCGGCGCGCCAACCCGGCCCGTTCGCCAACCCCGGGCGCTACGTTCCCGGCCGCCCGCTGGTGCAGGGCATGCGGGTGGCGCTGTCGGCGGCGTGCGCCCGCCGCCACGACGAGCTGGTCGAGCGGCTGGTGCACGCCGGGCTGGCCTACAGCGACACCGTGGACCCGCAGACCTCGCTGGTGCTGTGCAACGAGGCGCGCCCGGCGCAGGGCAAGGGGTTCGCCGCCGCCGAGCTGGGGGTGCCGCTGCTCTCCGATCGGGAGTTCCTCACCGCACTGACCGCGGTGGCCCCCGGGACGGCGGTCGAGCAGTTCCGCGACACCACCCCCGCCGCGGTGCAGGGCGCGCTGTTCTGA
- a CDS encoding MurT ligase domain-containing protein, with protein sequence MVSVRGRLALAAGAVARWASRTSGRGAGAMIGGLVAMTLDRSLLAQLGRERRTVVVTGTNGKSTTTRMVAAALRDLGAVATNSEGANMDAGLIAALAADRAAALAALEVDEMHVPHVADAVAPAVIVLLNLSRDQLDRVGEINTIERALRAALARHPDAVVVANCDDVLVTSAAYDHPRVVWVAAGGGWSADSVSCPRSGEIIVRDAAGWHSTGADFRRPAPHWWVDTDHLHGPDGLVLAMRLALPGAVNRGNAAQAVAAAVALGAAAPAAVAAAGTVEEVAGRYARIQYGPHTVRMLLAKNPAGWQEALAMVDPHAPAVVIAVNGQVPDGVDLSWLWDVNFEHFGAADTAVVAAGERGTDLAVRLGYADVAHTLVHDPVRAVESCPPGHVEVIANYTAFLHLNRALERHG encoded by the coding sequence GTGGTGAGCGTGCGCGGCCGACTGGCCCTGGCGGCCGGGGCGGTCGCCCGCTGGGCGTCGCGGACCAGCGGCCGCGGCGCCGGGGCGATGATCGGCGGGCTCGTCGCGATGACGCTGGACCGCTCGCTGCTGGCGCAGCTGGGCCGCGAGCGCCGCACCGTGGTGGTCACCGGCACCAACGGCAAATCCACCACCACCCGGATGGTCGCCGCGGCGCTGCGGGATCTCGGCGCGGTCGCCACCAACTCCGAGGGCGCCAACATGGACGCCGGGCTGATCGCGGCCCTGGCCGCCGACCGCGCCGCGGCGCTGGCCGCGCTCGAGGTCGACGAGATGCACGTGCCCCACGTCGCCGACGCGGTGGCCCCGGCGGTGATCGTGCTGCTCAACCTCTCCCGCGACCAACTCGACCGGGTCGGCGAGATCAACACCATCGAACGGGCCCTGCGGGCCGCGCTGGCGCGCCACCCCGACGCGGTGGTCGTCGCCAACTGCGATGACGTGCTGGTCACCTCCGCGGCCTACGACCATCCCCGGGTGGTGTGGGTCGCGGCCGGCGGCGGCTGGTCGGCGGACTCGGTGAGCTGCCCGCGCAGCGGCGAGATCATCGTGCGCGACGCGGCGGGCTGGCACTCCACCGGCGCGGACTTCCGCCGGCCCGCCCCGCACTGGTGGGTCGACACCGACCACCTGCACGGGCCCGACGGGCTGGTGTTGGCGATGCGCCTGGCGCTGCCCGGGGCGGTCAACCGCGGCAACGCCGCGCAGGCGGTCGCCGCCGCGGTCGCCCTCGGGGCCGCCGCGCCCGCCGCGGTCGCCGCCGCCGGCACCGTCGAGGAGGTCGCCGGCCGCTATGCCCGCATCCAGTACGGCCCGCACACGGTGCGGATGCTGCTGGCCAAAAACCCGGCCGGCTGGCAGGAGGCGCTGGCGATGGTCGACCCGCACGCCCCCGCGGTGGTGATCGCGGTCAACGGGCAGGTGCCCGACGGGGTGGACCTGTCGTGGCTGTGGGATGTGAACTTCGAGCACTTCGGCGCCGCCGACACCGCGGTGGTGGCCGCCGGGGAGCGCGGCACCGACCTGGCGGTGCGGCTGGGCTACGCCGACGTCGCCCACACCCTGGTGCACGACCCGGTGCGCGCCGTGGAGTCCTGTCCGCCGGGCCACGTCGAGGTCATCGCCAACTACACCGCGTTTCTGCACCTGAACCGGGCCCTGGAACGCCATGGCTGA
- a CDS encoding type 1 glutamine amidotransferase, with amino-acid sequence MADRPADSTVRIGLVLPDVMGTYGDSGNAVVLRQRLRWRGIAAQIVPITLADPVPDSLDLYTLGGAEDYAQRLATRHLLRHPGLQRAAGRGAPILAVCAAVQVLGRWYETAAGERVDGVGLLDLTTGPQATRSIGEVIADPRHAELTEALTGFENHRGGTVLGPDAAALATVRHGDGNRAGDGIEGAVQGSVVATYLHGPCLARNPQLADLLLARVVGELAPLALPEVTLLRRERLNAR; translated from the coding sequence ATGGCTGACCGGCCCGCCGACTCGACGGTGCGCATCGGGCTGGTGCTGCCCGATGTGATGGGCACCTACGGCGACAGCGGCAACGCGGTCGTGCTGCGCCAGCGGCTGCGGTGGCGCGGCATCGCCGCGCAGATCGTGCCGATCACCCTCGCCGACCCGGTGCCCGACTCCCTGGATCTGTACACCCTCGGCGGCGCCGAGGACTACGCGCAGCGACTGGCCACCCGCCATCTGCTCCGCCACCCCGGGCTGCAGCGCGCCGCGGGGCGCGGCGCACCGATCCTGGCGGTCTGCGCGGCCGTCCAGGTGCTGGGCCGGTGGTATGAGACCGCCGCCGGTGAGCGGGTCGACGGGGTGGGCCTGCTCGATCTGACCACCGGTCCGCAGGCCACCCGCAGCATCGGCGAGGTGATCGCCGATCCGCGTCACGCGGAGCTCACCGAGGCGCTGACCGGATTCGAAAACCATCGCGGCGGCACCGTTTTGGGCCCGGACGCCGCCGCGTTGGCCACGGTGCGACACGGGGACGGCAACCGCGCCGGCGACGGCATCGAGGGTGCGGTGCAGGGCAGCGTGGTCGCCACCTATCTGCACGGCCCCTGCCTGGCGCGCAACCCGCAGCTGGCCGACCTGCTGCTGGCGCGGGTGGTCGGCGAGCTGGCGCCGCTCGCCCTGCCGGAGGTCACCCTGCTGCGCCGCGAACGGCTCAACGCCCGCTGA
- a CDS encoding DUF2710 family protein gives MARPVRRTQRDDTDLVESVLRDLRDAARRWEALVAEAQTVTYSVDLGDIQAVANADGRLIDLTLGPAVTTTYTHIELAERLNLAFSALRREAQADNQARYGGSLR, from the coding sequence ATGGCGCGGCCGGTCAGGCGCACGCAGCGAGACGACACCGACCTCGTCGAGTCGGTTCTCCGCGATCTGCGCGACGCCGCCCGGCGTTGGGAGGCGCTGGTCGCCGAGGCCCAGACCGTCACCTACAGCGTGGATCTGGGCGATATCCAGGCCGTCGCCAACGCCGACGGCCGGCTCATCGACCTCACCTTGGGCCCGGCGGTCACCACCACCTACACCCACATCGAACTCGCCGAGCGGCTCAACCTCGCCTTCTCTGCGCTGCGGCGCGAGGCCCAGGCCGACAACCAGGCGCGCTACGGCGGGTCGCTGCGATGA
- a CDS encoding transglycosylase SLT domain-containing protein: MSADPLAHAVALLTRGHRLYGGPGSSEPTAWIPPAPAAPGPGAGDPAHRRRAAVAALAAVARDADRDLQTLLRDADTEHRGGYHHTRAVLDAARSDPMPAADTPLGRREALRRMAARLRAQHRHIGRSRRRAHRLARRLQRLRYPGRARREDPGRLDRQIAAALDRLHIVDPAARRRWLRGYRTLIARESSGSPTAVAARPASAPGPVQADGHPLGYARGLTQTLPATFARYHQPGTATTIYDPVANICASMNYVMGRYGVRPDATNLAALVQQADPARPPKGY, encoded by the coding sequence ATGAGCGCCGACCCGCTCGCCCACGCCGTGGCGTTGCTCACCCGCGGCCACCGGCTCTACGGCGGCCCCGGCTCGTCTGAGCCGACCGCGTGGATTCCCCCGGCCCCGGCGGCGCCGGGGCCCGGGGCCGGGGACCCGGCGCACCGGAGGCGCGCGGCGGTGGCCGCGCTGGCCGCGGTGGCCCGCGACGCCGACCGGGACCTGCAGACACTGCTGCGCGACGCTGACACCGAGCACCGCGGCGGCTACCACCACACCCGCGCGGTCCTCGACGCGGCCCGCAGCGATCCGATGCCCGCCGCCGACACCCCGCTGGGGCGTCGCGAAGCACTGCGCCGCATGGCCGCGCGGCTGCGCGCCCAGCATCGCCACATCGGCCGGTCGCGGCGCCGCGCCCACCGGCTGGCGCGTCGCCTGCAGCGGCTGCGTTACCCCGGCCGGGCGCGCCGCGAAGACCCCGGGCGCCTCGATCGCCAGATCGCCGCGGCGCTGGACCGGCTGCACATCGTCGACCCGGCCGCGCGGCGACGGTGGCTGCGCGGCTACCGCACCCTGATCGCCCGGGAATCGTCCGGGAGCCCCACCGCCGTGGCCGCCCGGCCCGCGAGCGCCCCCGGCCCGGTGCAGGCCGACGGCCATCCCCTCGGCTACGCCCGCGGGCTGACCCAGACGCTGCCCGCCACGTTCGCCCGCTACCACCAGCCCGGCACCGCCACCACCATCTACGACCCGGTCGCCAACATCTGCGCGTCGATGAACTACGTGATGGGCCGCTACGGGGTGCGCCCCGACGCGACCAACCTCGCCGCCCTGGTCCAGCAGGCCGACCCCGCCCGCCCGCCGAAGGGCTACTGA